The proteins below come from a single Anaerolineae bacterium genomic window:
- a CDS encoding ATP-binding cassette domain-containing protein, producing the protein MNPETIAIQVENLHKSFGEIKAVQGVSFKVQPGEIFGLLGPNGAGKTTTISMLATLLRPDDGDAWVMGHSLRRDPMAIKSVLGVVPQEIALYEDLSARENLTFWGKMYGLRGAGASRRVNEVLALIGLSDRANGRVGTFSGGMKRRVNIGVALLHKPQVIYMDEPTV; encoded by the coding sequence GTGAACCCAGAGACCATAGCCATTCAAGTAGAAAATCTGCACAAATCTTTCGGCGAGATCAAGGCCGTGCAAGGCGTCAGTTTTAAGGTTCAGCCGGGCGAAATCTTTGGCCTGCTTGGCCCCAACGGCGCGGGCAAAACCACCACCATTTCCATGCTGGCCACGTTGTTACGTCCTGATGACGGCGACGCCTGGGTGATGGGCCATTCCCTCCGGCGCGACCCAATGGCCATCAAATCCGTGCTGGGAGTAGTGCCGCAAGAGATTGCCCTATACGAAGACCTTTCGGCCCGGGAGAACCTGACCTTTTGGGGCAAGATGTACGGCCTGCGCGGGGCCGGCGCAAGCCGGCGGGTCAACGAAGTGTTGGCCCTCATTGGCTTGAGCGACCGGGCCAATGGGCGGGTGGGCACATTCTCCGGGGGCATGAAACGCCGGGTCAATATCGGCGTGGCCCTGCTGCATAAGCCCCAGGTTATTTACATGGACGAGCCGACCGT